The sequence below is a genomic window from Mytilus edulis chromosome 2, xbMytEdul2.2, whole genome shotgun sequence.
TGCACCCATAAACACCGGATATAATTTACCTATAAAGTGATAAAAAGTGAATGTTATGATGTTCTAGCATTTTGTCGTTACGCCTGTCCTATGGGCTTTCGTCAGTCATTCCAGACCCTTATGGGAAGTCAATTGAGGTCGTTTAGCAGCATTCAGCTGACAAtgaaacaataatgtatactagttcagcaaataaacattttttggaTAATGTCACACTTGCGGATATCCCACAACTTAAAATCTTAGTAGCAGATATTCTTGACATGTTTATCATTAAGATCACAATCGACAAATCGAcaatttttttccttttcaatatttcCATCTTGGAATTACAGAGGATTTGAGTAGCCTTTATGATATGTATAACTTATTTAGCACTTATAGTTGTAGAGTTTTCCCACAaattgccaaaataaaaattttaaccCACCACTTTTTAAGTCAAGTTAATATATGTCAACATAGGGTGTGTATTGAGATAAAAGCTTGATTTATCCATCCCTTCAACATAGTTATAATGTGTTTCAGATATCTCCTGTGTTTGTGATAAGTATAGCCATATGCTGGTGTTTATTGGTGTGTCTCAGTCGTCTCTACCTTGGGGTCCATTCAGTAATGGTAAGTATTTTACACGTTATCTAATCTATAATTGTAATTACTTTCGATTTATGATAATAACGAGATCATGAAATGGATTCTGAGTTTCAAAACTGATTTGCTTTAAATGACTATTTTCTGTTATATTGAATGCTGGGTTTCGACATTCAGTTCTGTTTTGTACAGGTATTTTCCTCCGTTATCGAAGCATTGCATTTGGAATAGTGCCTATAACTCTtcagattgatacaaagcagaaaacatcTAACGAAAATACAGACATGACGTGGCAGCGTatctgtaaattccaaaacaaaaaagacaataaGAAAATATCTGAGAGAACTTGCAGTTACTGACTGCCAATAACcactaataaattaaaaaatcatacatgtatctaagactaaaatatcaatcagtacacatccaacatccaaatAGATAATTCAGTTTCTGATTAGTGGTACTTTCACTAGTGATTCGCTGCATTTATTCAGGGAAGAGCAGACAAAATTAAAGCATTCACATATTTGGAAACATAACTTGATTAAATGCTAACTTTTTCTCAGAGATCAAGATTAATCTTAATTCAAAAGGTTGCGTACGGACTGTGGCATATCTAGAGAGAGGcgtttttttaatctttaaataaaatgtttttgttttgtaggATCTCTTATGTGGAGTGATAGCATCTTTAATCATCATTTTGTTGACTGTACCTTATATGAAGGAATTTGATATGTTCCAACAGTCACATCCCGTTGCACCGCTTGTTGTTTTTGGCATCAGTCTTGCATTAAGCACTGTCTGCTATCCCAACGCTAAGGATGGTTCTCCATATACTGCAAAAGCCGATGCCGTTCAAATTGTAGCCGTCTCAGCAGGTGTTACTCTAGGGACATGGATAAATTATCAGTTTGGGTTTACAGTAGACAAAGGCCAAGTCTTCCAAGCTCAGATTGTTATACCCACCATTACTATGATGGCAGAGTCTTTATTGAGATTTGTGATTGGCATTGTTATCCTTGGTGCCCTGTATTCAGTGGTGAAAAAATCATCAGTGCACTTCTTTTCTTATGTATTCAATTTAGAAAAACCAAACAAGAAACATCCATCAGTAGAGATTGGATATAAATTTGTTACATACTATGTTTTAGGATTTGCAATCATATTTTTGATACCATATATCCATTTTCTATTGGGACTTGGAAGAACGGCGTATTTCAATGAGGTTCAGTAGATAGTATCAGAAGTCATACATACATGTGCGGTCATGTACGatattataacatttaaaaaaaataaaaacactggTCAAATAGAATTGCTCATATAAACTAATTATATAAGTTAATATAATTACGTATAAAGTAATAATCTATTTATCTTATTTACCTATGACGACGATGTCAAATTCATGTCAAtatcgttagcaacgccacgtgccttcTTTGTTTTTAGCGATAATTtaaatttttccatctcaagcgagtagcatgatatgaaaaattatctcaaaaaaagatcaaaagaaaaattcacaaaatagcgataatataaAGTAAGTAACATCTTGTCATGGTGATCATATTTCTGTACAATTGATAGAATTGTTATTTTACAAGTAATTGTTAAGTTTATTGTTTCCAAAATTTAGaagtttatttataataaatgatttaacatgcttttttttaatcttgtttGCTATCTCTATCATATTACAGAAACAAACTAGTGGTGATTCTTGAGGGGGGAAAAAGATATGGACAAAATCCTTGTAACAAGTGTTTTTCGAAAGTAATCaagacaaacgagacgattttaattttgaaattataaattcccCCCACCTtagtaacaatataccaacttcacctgcatatgggatatatatttcccaacttattcgatatgcaagagcttgcagctcctactcagactttgtaaaacgtcatcagtgtctgagtagaaagttgatgaaccaggggtatgtcaaagaacgtctcgtcctttttctaaaaaaaagttcatcggaaggtaccaagaccttgttgataaatattccgtatcaacttcacaaataatacatgatggtcttgatgtatagattctgcgtactgatgttgtttgtcatcttaacaacgttttatattgttctttcatttgtctttgatctattattaatattacttttactgttggattgttttatgttatatccatttaacgtggctcggtacttaaacatcccgtcaatgtgtttgtatcatCTCTCATTTTTTTCTGgagtgttttgtatatgcgactttttgtgtttctttggttcttataacgtgactctgtactttaaaagatcccgtcagtatgatattgttctattatatgtcattatgaaatTTCTATTATgcattacaaaatacgttgaaccacaaacgtcaaaattattcaatcgcgtagtggaatgaactatttgtggattcctataaattctatataacttttggactagtttaaatctcggtctatttctgaactTAATTCTtgtatacttttgattttttaaccctgtatgctaacattgcccatgtgaaattttagaattgtttgtatatatacattgaacgacaaatataagtgacgtatacaattttctgacgtcagacacgcaaatcaatgaatgtgtttgtagtcagatatatgtttttgtgttttgttaaattgttccttttaaaactgttacacgatgatgactgctgtacctatattttgactattttataaattatgactgtttagttcacgcatcattgtaaatataaccgaatttgatgagactgtcatcaaagtgagaggtttagcgctgtaaaaccaggtttaatccaccattttctacatttgaaaatgcatgtaccaagtcaggaatatgacagttcttgtccattcgtttttgatgtgttttgttatttgattttgccatgtgattatggactttccgattagattttcctctaagttcagtatttttgtgattttactttttgctgtcTATAAAGAACATCATTTGCTTGATAGCTGAATATAACAAAGAAcgataattaaattaaaaaaaaggtcaaaCAGTTATtgtcatgacacgggttatgttcttctcatatattttatgatagtatgatactaaacctctaacgggagggattgtacctgatattcatatgatgaagacataatctttcaatcagtttaattgaggtctggagctggcatgtcagttaactgctagtagtctgttgttatttatgtattattgtcattttatttattttcttttgttacatcttttgacatcagactcggacttctcttgaactgaattttaatgtgcgtattgttattcttttacttttctacattggctagaggtatagggggagggttgagatctcataaacatgtttaaccccgccgcaattttgcgcctgtcccaagtcaggagcctctggcctttgttagtcttgtatgattttaaattttagtttcttgtgtataattcggagtttagtatgacgttcattatcactgtactattatgcatattttaggggccagctgaaggacacctacgggtgcggg
It includes:
- the LOC139513572 gene encoding sphingosine-1-phosphate phosphatase 2-like; the encoded protein is MAKLKKFFHLSDPEYTAKFQRLCGVYLNYQSDQPSEGSLGNENNSCTVRKRTGLQDCRKNNIIENQNQIESQDTVFRTPKSESDRIWKHLSMFQKSLFYILTCASSLGNEAFYLLFYPYVAWNMDSVVVRHTNVVWTLCMYAGQAAKDYLIWPRPTSPPVVRLETDFLQEYAMPSTHAMSATAIPFMLAYSIIHRYDISPVFVISIAICWCLLVCLSRLYLGVHSVMDLLCGVIASLIIILLTVPYMKEFDMFQQSHPVAPLVVFGISLALSTVCYPNAKDGSPYTAKADAVQIVAVSAGVTLGTWINYQFGFTVDKGQVFQAQIVIPTITMMAESLLRFVIGIVILGALYSVVKKSSVHFFSYVFNLEKPNKKHPSVEIGYKFVTYYVLGFAIIFLIPYIHFLLGLGRTAYFNEVQ